A part of Pristiophorus japonicus isolate sPriJap1 chromosome 15, sPriJap1.hap1, whole genome shotgun sequence genomic DNA contains:
- the LOC139280920 gene encoding uncharacterized protein, giving the protein MKKRWNQVAEDYCAVVTTTRSGGQCKKKWQDLGQVVSSKVTHNKRERTQTGGGPATLYPLTPLEERVAAFMGFVWRKATSTAQAGSTLEGEEREANPDDAEEDSDTDKPEEENIFQSNPPDQHGGEGMELDEAPTVVLTLEEVPLITVTAPSVTSGLRVDRTFHGFTPSEVAGPSGGMRATSRAPPSQAAGPSGGVQRGTPRAPPSQAAGPSDVVQRATPRAPPSQAAGPSGGVQRGTPRAPLSQAAGPSGGVQRGTPRAPLSQAAGPSGGVRAAPVGRRGRRARPHSPEVQDLTDVVQMMSLTTESIDLTQSLLDTISGVSDEVAGLLGEITAMTREMGMTFVTISEGIVAMREGMSEVVQTTSLTMREGMLQVVETLFGCMRDGMLELAAAIREHTQTPRPLTQSTVSPTPIRTPVSEEPKAGPSNCRLGLPN; this is encoded by the exons atgaagaaacgctggaaccaagttgcagaagattactgcgcagtggtgaccaccacgagatctggaggccagtgtaaaaagaagtggcaggaccttggtcaagtagttagt agcaaggtgacacataataaaagggaaagaactcaaacaggaggaggcccagcaactctgtacccactgacacccttggaagagagggtcgctgcttttatGGGTtttgtctggagaaaagcaaccagcactgcacaagctgggtccacactcgagggagagg aacgtgaggccaaccctgacgatgcagaagaagattcagacacggacaagcctgaagaggagaacatcttccaatccaaccctccggaccaacatgggggggaggggatggagctggatgaagctcccactgttgtactgactttggaggaggtgccgctcattacagtgacagccccttctgtgactagtggtttgcgtGTTgataggacattccatggtttcacaccttccgaggttgcgggtccaagTGGTGGGATGCGagccacatccagggccccaccgtcccaggctgcgggtcccagtggtggggtgcagcgaggcacacccagggccccaccatcccaggctgcgggtcccagtgatgtcgtgcagcgagccacacccagggccccaccatcccaggctgcaggtcccagtggtggggtgcagcgaggcacacccagggccccactgtcccaggctgcaggtcccagtggtggggtgcagcgaggcacacccagggccccactgtcccaggctgcaggtcccagtggtggggtgcgagctgcacccgtggggaggaggggaaggagagctcgaccgcattctcctgaggtgcaggatctaacagatgtggttcagatgatgtcattgactacggagagcattgaccttacccagtcactcctggataccatcagtggggtgagtgatgaggtagcgggactgttgggagaaataacagcaatgacacgagaaatgggaatgacattcgtgaccatcagtgagggaatagtggccatgagggagggaatgtcagaggtagtgcagaccacgtcactgaccatgagggagggaatgttgcaggtcgttgagacactgtttgggtgcatgagggacggcatgttggagttagctgctgcaataagggaacacacccagaccccgcgcccattgacacaatcgactgtctctcccactccaatccgcacaccagtctctgaagagcccaaagccgggccctccaattgCCGCCTGGGCCTTCCCAACTAG